The Lewinellaceae bacterium genome has a segment encoding these proteins:
- a CDS encoding N-acetyl-gamma-glutamyl-phosphate reductase, with product MIEAGIVGGSGYVAGELIRCLVRHPEVHIDFVYSHSSPGKQAATIHEDLFPYPELVFTDQVNPNVDVVFLCLGHGHSSKFLSENTFSTKTRIIDLSNDFRLQADARFEGKGFVYGLVELNREKIKQARYIANPGCFATAIQLALLPLAFHGLLNYEVHINAITGSTGAGQKPTDTTHFSWRNNNLSIYKAFNHQHLGEIRESLLCLQENFSHDLNFLPYRGDFTRGIFASVYTQSDLSGEALNDLYKDFYRNALFTKVSDTGINLKQVVNTNYCLLQVEKIDGKVLITSVIDNLLKGAAGQAIQNMNLQFGIDEGTGLDFKPNYF from the coding sequence ATGATCGAAGCAGGCATTGTAGGAGGCAGCGGATATGTGGCCGGAGAACTCATCCGGTGCCTGGTCCGTCACCCGGAAGTCCATATCGATTTTGTGTACAGCCATTCCAGCCCCGGAAAGCAAGCTGCTACCATCCATGAAGACTTGTTTCCGTATCCTGAACTCGTCTTTACCGATCAGGTCAATCCCAACGTGGATGTGGTCTTTTTATGCCTGGGCCATGGGCATTCGTCAAAATTTCTGTCGGAAAATACCTTTTCGACAAAAACCAGGATCATCGACCTTAGTAACGATTTCAGGTTGCAGGCCGACGCCCGGTTTGAGGGGAAGGGATTTGTATACGGCCTCGTGGAGTTGAACAGAGAAAAGATCAAACAAGCCAGGTATATCGCCAACCCCGGGTGTTTTGCGACGGCTATCCAATTGGCATTATTACCATTGGCTTTTCACGGGTTATTGAATTACGAGGTGCATATTAATGCAATTACCGGTTCTACCGGAGCGGGGCAAAAGCCAACGGATACCACTCATTTCAGCTGGAGGAACAACAATCTGTCCATTTACAAGGCTTTTAACCACCAGCATCTTGGGGAGATTCGCGAGAGCCTGTTATGCCTGCAGGAAAATTTCAGCCATGATCTGAACTTTCTGCCTTATCGTGGTGATTTTACCCGCGGTATTTTTGCATCGGTTTATACCCAAAGTGATCTTTCCGGAGAAGCATTGAACGATCTGTATAAGGATTTTTACCGTAATGCCCTTTTTACAAAAGTGAGTGATACGGGCATCAATTTGAAACAAGTGGTCAACACAAATTACTGCCTGCTTCAGGTGGAAAAGATTGACGGGAAGGTGCTGATCACCTCTGTGATCGACAATTTACTGAAAGGCGCGGCCGGCCAGGCCATTCAAAACATGAATTTACAGTTCGGGATCGATGAGGGCACCGGACTGGATTTTAAACCCAACTATTTTTAG
- a CDS encoding aspartate aminotransferase family protein, with translation MSLFDVYPRFDITLTRGNGVFVYDEKDQEYLDLYGGHGVISVGHSHPEYVKKVGQQLEILVFYSNSINMPLQDALAEKLAKQSGYPDYNLFFCNSGAEANENAIKLASFHTGKRKIVAFNGSFHGRTSGALNITDNLSLSAPLNRDNFPVEFIELNEEIQLVKALEGNDVAAVIVEGIQGVGGLDMPTDDYLRFLEKTCKQYGALLILDEIQSGYGRSGKFFAHQFSGIRADIISVAKGMGNGFPIAGVLIHPEIKAAYGMLGTTFGGSHLACAAGLAVLEIIQKEKLEAHVSEVSQRVIEALKQVPGIKKIKGRGLMLGVEFDYSVKELRSRLLFEHRIFTGSASNPNLLRILPPLNITFEELNGFITALEALLRK, from the coding sequence ATGAGTTTATTTGATGTATATCCAAGATTTGACATCACCCTGACGCGGGGCAATGGTGTTTTCGTTTATGACGAGAAAGACCAGGAGTACCTTGACCTCTACGGCGGCCATGGGGTCATCTCCGTCGGCCACAGTCACCCGGAATATGTAAAAAAGGTAGGTCAACAGCTTGAAATCCTGGTGTTTTACTCCAATTCCATCAACATGCCCCTGCAGGATGCCCTGGCCGAAAAACTGGCGAAACAAAGCGGTTATCCTGACTATAATCTGTTTTTTTGCAACAGCGGGGCCGAGGCCAATGAAAATGCCATCAAGCTCGCTTCTTTCCATACCGGCAAAAGAAAAATAGTAGCCTTTAACGGCAGTTTCCACGGGCGTACTTCGGGCGCTTTGAATATTACCGATAATCTATCGCTCTCAGCGCCTTTGAATCGAGATAATTTTCCAGTGGAATTTATTGAACTGAATGAGGAAATTCAGTTGGTAAAGGCCCTGGAAGGAAATGATGTCGCGGCGGTCATCGTCGAGGGCATCCAGGGCGTCGGTGGGCTAGACATGCCAACGGATGATTATCTGCGCTTTCTCGAAAAAACCTGTAAGCAATACGGTGCTTTGCTCATCCTCGATGAGATCCAAAGCGGGTACGGGCGCAGCGGCAAATTCTTTGCCCACCAGTTCAGCGGCATCCGGGCCGATATCATTTCTGTGGCGAAAGGCATGGGTAATGGATTTCCCATTGCCGGGGTGTTGATCCACCCTGAGATCAAGGCTGCTTATGGCATGCTGGGTACTACCTTCGGAGGCAGTCACCTGGCTTGCGCTGCCGGATTGGCTGTGCTCGAAATCATTCAAAAAGAGAAATTGGAAGCCCATGTCAGCGAGGTGAGCCAAAGGGTCATTGAGGCCTTGAAGCAGGTGCCGGGCATTAAAAAGATCAAAGGTCGCGGGTTGATGTTGGGCGTAGAGTTTGATTATTCAGTCAAGGAGTTGCGCTCACGGTTGCTCTTTGAACACCGGATTTTTACCGGCTCGGCCTCCAATCCCAATTTGTTGAGAATACTACCTCCGCTGAATATCACTTTTGAAGAACTCAACGGTTTTATCACCGCACTTGAGGCGTTGTTAAGGAAATAA
- a CDS encoding N-acetylornithine carbamoyltransferase, translating into MQKFISVKDAGNLESLLKLALEVKGNPFGYKTYGENKTLGLLFFNPSLRTRLSTQKAAMNLGMNIMVMNFSHDGWALEMADGTVMDQGSQEHVKEAAAVISQYCDILGIRTFASLKDREEDYQEEVINKFIQNATVPVISLESATLHPLQSFADLITIETLKTVKRPKVVLTWAPHPRALPQAVANSFAEWMARSEVELVIANPEGFDLSPEFTKGVKVLHHQEEALAGADFVYTKNWSSYENYGSIGKGYNHWMMTNQKMDLTHSGKFMHCLPVRRNVVVADEVLDGPDSLVLEQANNRTFAAQTVLLKMLQHGK; encoded by the coding sequence ATGCAAAAATTCATCAGTGTAAAAGATGCCGGCAACCTGGAATCATTGCTGAAACTGGCCCTTGAAGTCAAAGGAAATCCTTTTGGCTATAAAACCTATGGTGAAAATAAAACGCTGGGATTACTCTTTTTTAACCCGAGCCTGCGTACCCGGCTGAGTACCCAGAAAGCGGCCATGAATCTTGGGATGAATATCATGGTGATGAATTTCAGCCATGATGGATGGGCACTGGAGATGGCTGATGGTACCGTGATGGACCAGGGCAGCCAGGAGCATGTCAAGGAAGCGGCAGCGGTTATTTCCCAATATTGTGATATTTTGGGCATCAGGACTTTTGCCTCCCTCAAAGATCGGGAGGAGGATTACCAGGAGGAAGTGATCAATAAATTCATTCAAAATGCAACAGTTCCTGTCATTTCCCTCGAAAGCGCCACTTTGCACCCGCTCCAATCTTTTGCGGATTTGATTACCATTGAAACACTCAAGACCGTCAAAAGACCGAAAGTTGTTTTGACCTGGGCGCCTCATCCCAGGGCATTGCCCCAGGCGGTAGCCAATTCCTTTGCAGAATGGATGGCCCGCTCAGAAGTTGAGTTGGTGATAGCCAACCCGGAAGGATTTGACCTGTCCCCTGAGTTTACCAAGGGCGTTAAAGTATTACACCACCAGGAGGAAGCCCTGGCCGGTGCGGATTTTGTTTATACCAAAAACTGGTCTTCCTATGAAAATTACGGAAGCATAGGAAAAGGTTATAACCATTGGATGATGACCAATCAGAAAATGGATTTGACCCATAGCGGAAAATTCATGCATTGCCTTCCCGTCAGGAGAAATGTGGTGGTTGCCGATGAGGTGTTGGACGGCCCGGATTCCCTGGTTTTGGAACAAGCCAATAACAGAACTTTTGCCGCACAAACTGTTTTACTCAAAATGCTTCAGCATGGGAAATAA
- the argB gene encoding acetylglutamate kinase produces MGNKLRIVKIGGNIIDDPQKLEDFLVDFALLTGPKILVHGGGKLATQLSKKLGVETQMVDGRRITTSEDLDIVVMVYAGLINKKIVAGLQGKGCNAIGLSGADAECLRASKRPVNPIDFGWVGDIESVNVPSIRLFLDAGFTPVFCAISHDSKGHLLNTNADTIASELAIGMSGHFETELIYCFEKKGVLENVEDDESVIPHINTARYRELKESGAIHKGMLPKMENCFHALEKKVYRVTIGSPEVLKPGNRLFTTLTL; encoded by the coding sequence ATGGGAAATAAACTCCGCATCGTTAAAATAGGGGGCAACATCATCGATGATCCTCAAAAACTGGAAGATTTTTTGGTTGATTTTGCCCTGCTGACAGGACCAAAAATCCTGGTTCACGGAGGCGGGAAACTGGCTACTCAGCTCAGTAAAAAACTCGGGGTGGAAACCCAAATGGTTGACGGAAGAAGGATTACCACCTCTGAGGATCTGGATATTGTGGTCATGGTTTACGCCGGTTTGATCAATAAAAAAATAGTGGCCGGTTTACAGGGGAAAGGCTGCAACGCAATAGGCCTTTCCGGTGCCGACGCCGAATGCCTCCGGGCTTCAAAGCGACCGGTAAACCCCATAGATTTTGGTTGGGTAGGCGATATCGAATCGGTCAATGTACCTTCCATCCGGCTTTTTCTGGATGCAGGATTCACTCCCGTTTTTTGTGCCATAAGCCACGACAGCAAGGGCCATCTGCTGAATACCAATGCGGATACCATCGCTTCGGAGCTGGCCATAGGAATGAGCGGCCATTTTGAAACGGAGCTGATCTATTGTTTTGAAAAAAAAGGTGTACTCGAAAATGTGGAGGATGATGAATCGGTCATCCCGCACATCAATACGGCCCGTTACCGGGAACTGAAGGAAAGCGGCGCGATACACAAAGGCATGCTTCCCAAAATGGAAAATTGTTTTCATGCCCTGGAAAAAAAAGTTTACAGGGTGACCATCGGCAGCCCCGAAGTGCTTAAACCCGGGAACCGGTTGTTTACTACTTTAACGTTGTAA
- a CDS encoding M20 family metallo-hydrolase has protein sequence MNTDFLFPKAVELLKALIRTPSFSGEEDQTALLISRWLEDFGIRFHRSGNNVWALNQHFDPLKPSILLNSHHDTVKPNQAYTNDPFEAKVEDGKLFGLGSNDAGGCLVALMALFVYFYEQKELKYNLILAATAEEENSGDRGIRSLLSDLPAIDFAVVGEPTAMQLAIAEKGLLVIDGYAEGISGHAAHDNTDNAIYRALEDIQWIRNYHFPKVSETLGKVKMSVTQIDAGSQHNVVPAACHFVVDVRVNEAYTNEAVFEVIDAHTQSRMVARSFRLKSSSIPVDHPIVQAGIRLGRKTYGSPTLSDQANLNCPSLKIGPGVSSRSHSANEFIYLAEIREGIEGYIKIFDQIL, from the coding sequence ATGAATACGGACTTTTTATTTCCAAAGGCGGTGGAATTGCTCAAAGCATTGATCCGTACTCCTTCCTTTTCAGGGGAAGAAGACCAGACCGCCCTGCTGATCAGTCGGTGGCTGGAGGATTTCGGCATTCGCTTTCATCGTTCCGGGAATAATGTTTGGGCACTCAACCAACATTTTGATCCGCTAAAACCTTCAATACTCCTCAATTCTCATCACGATACCGTTAAGCCCAATCAAGCTTATACCAATGATCCTTTTGAAGCAAAAGTAGAAGACGGCAAACTTTTCGGACTGGGCAGCAATGATGCAGGGGGCTGCCTGGTGGCTTTGATGGCCCTTTTTGTGTATTTTTACGAACAAAAAGAGTTGAAATACAACCTCATCCTGGCGGCAACGGCAGAAGAAGAAAATTCAGGAGATCGTGGTATCCGAAGCCTATTGTCCGATCTGCCGGCCATCGATTTTGCAGTAGTGGGGGAGCCTACAGCAATGCAACTAGCCATTGCCGAAAAAGGACTGCTGGTGATTGACGGTTATGCGGAGGGCATATCAGGCCATGCCGCGCACGACAATACCGATAATGCCATTTACCGGGCGCTGGAAGATATTCAGTGGATCAGGAATTATCATTTTCCAAAAGTGTCCGAAACATTAGGGAAAGTAAAGATGAGTGTCACTCAGATCGATGCCGGTTCCCAGCATAACGTGGTTCCGGCAGCCTGTCATTTCGTGGTGGATGTTCGCGTGAATGAAGCCTATACCAATGAAGCCGTTTTCGAGGTGATTGATGCGCATACCCAAAGCAGGATGGTGGCCCGGTCTTTCCGGTTGAAGTCCTCCTCCATTCCTGTGGATCATCCCATTGTCCAGGCAGGGATTCGGTTGGGACGCAAAACTTATGGTTCTCCTACGCTTTCTGACCAGGCTAATTTGAACTGTCCTTCTTTAAAAATCGGGCCCGGCGTTTCGTCCCGTTCCCACAGCGCCAATGAATTTATCTATTTGGCAGAAATCAGGGAAGGTATCGAAGGGTATATAAAAATATTTGATCAGATTTTATAA
- the argH gene encoding argininosuccinate lyase → MKLWDKGYTTDNIVERFTVGKDRVLDLKLAPYDVQGNVAHAKMLHHIGILNEAELNDILKGLAEIGQTIEDGTFTIEDEFEDVHSKIEFELVKRIGEAGKKIHTARSRNDQVLVDMHLYVKDELWHIKALVRILFERLIGLSEQHKDVLMPGYTHTQVAMPSSFGLWFAAYAESLIDDLILLNAAFKISDQNPLGSAAGFGSSFPINRTMTTELLGFETMKYNVVAAQMSRGKLEKTTAYALSSVAGTLSKLATDVCLYMNQNFNFIGFPKELTTGSSIMPHKQNPDVFELIRAKSNKIQNLPSEIMMITNNLISGYHRDFQLLKENFMEAIDALKDNLEVTEFMLRHIQVKEDIMEKDIYDYLYSVEEVNKLVMAGITFRDAYKIVGRDILGGDFKPDKTVSHTHEGSIGHLCLNEIKIKFEKNFQ, encoded by the coding sequence ATGAAACTTTGGGATAAAGGGTATACTACGGATAATATTGTAGAGCGATTTACCGTAGGAAAAGACCGGGTGCTGGATTTGAAGCTGGCCCCGTATGATGTACAGGGAAATGTCGCTCATGCCAAAATGCTTCACCACATCGGAATATTGAATGAAGCAGAACTCAACGATATACTCAAAGGCCTGGCCGAGATTGGTCAGACGATCGAGGACGGGACCTTCACCATCGAAGACGAGTTTGAGGATGTGCACAGCAAGATCGAATTTGAGCTGGTGAAAAGGATAGGAGAAGCCGGCAAAAAAATCCATACCGCCCGTTCCCGAAACGATCAGGTGCTGGTGGATATGCACCTGTATGTCAAAGATGAATTATGGCATATAAAAGCCCTGGTGCGCATCCTTTTTGAAAGATTGATCGGGTTGAGCGAGCAGCACAAAGATGTGCTCATGCCCGGTTATACGCACACACAGGTGGCTATGCCTTCCTCGTTCGGCTTGTGGTTTGCCGCTTATGCGGAAAGTCTCATCGATGATCTCATTTTGCTGAACGCGGCCTTTAAGATCAGTGATCAAAATCCATTGGGTTCTGCAGCGGGCTTTGGCTCTTCTTTTCCTATCAACAGGACCATGACGACGGAACTCCTTGGGTTTGAAACCATGAAATACAATGTGGTGGCCGCCCAGATGAGCCGGGGGAAGCTTGAAAAAACGACCGCTTACGCACTGTCTTCAGTGGCGGGAACCCTTTCGAAACTGGCGACTGACGTATGTCTGTACATGAACCAGAATTTTAATTTCATAGGATTTCCGAAAGAGCTGACTACCGGTTCCAGCATAATGCCTCATAAACAAAACCCCGATGTGTTTGAGTTGATCAGGGCAAAAAGCAATAAGATCCAGAACCTGCCTTCGGAGATTATGATGATCACGAATAATCTTATCAGCGGGTATCACCGTGATTTTCAACTGCTCAAAGAGAACTTCATGGAAGCCATTGATGCGTTGAAAGACAATCTTGAAGTGACAGAATTCATGCTTCGGCACATACAGGTCAAAGAGGATATTATGGAGAAAGACATTTACGATTACCTGTACAGCGTTGAAGAGGTCAATAAACTGGTGATGGCAGGGATAACCTTCAGGGATGCCTACAAAATAGTGGGTCGCGACATCCTGGGAGGTGACTTTAAACCTGATAAAACGGTTTCCCATACGCACGAGGGGAGTATTGGACATTTGTGTTTGAACGAGATAAAAATTAAATTTGAGAAAAACTTTCAATAG
- a CDS encoding DinB family protein yields MHQRIHRNIRRLKDQIHEIPVEQLTFKPTPEKWSRKEILGHLIDSALNNLKRFLSILHSYKNYDVRPYDQDYLVKVNQYQAADIDHLVNLWQSLNQQISNIVKEIPVKKLEQDVFVNETEKASFEWLIGNYIDHMEHHLAQILSVEGIPPKYFLTTEEAISALEQSAPKPFVTMLRHGELEVEYYKPEKVDKQLPHDKDELYVIASGTGEFVREEDRYPIKEKDVLFVKAGQAHRFENFTDDFATWVIFYGLKR; encoded by the coding sequence ATGCACCAGCGTATCCATCGAAACATTCGTCGCCTAAAGGATCAGATCCATGAAATTCCGGTAGAACAACTCACCTTCAAACCGACTCCGGAAAAATGGTCCAGGAAGGAGATATTGGGTCACCTGATCGATTCGGCATTGAATAACCTGAAGCGGTTTTTATCCATTTTGCATTCCTATAAAAACTACGATGTCAGGCCCTACGATCAGGATTACCTGGTTAAGGTCAATCAGTACCAGGCGGCTGATATCGATCACCTGGTGAATCTTTGGCAATCGCTGAATCAGCAGATCAGTAACATTGTGAAAGAAATTCCGGTCAAAAAACTGGAGCAGGACGTTTTTGTCAATGAAACCGAAAAAGCGAGCTTTGAATGGCTGATCGGCAATTACATCGATCACATGGAGCACCACCTGGCGCAGATTTTGTCCGTGGAAGGTATTCCACCCAAATATTTCTTGACCACTGAAGAGGCTATATCGGCTCTGGAACAGTCGGCACCAAAACCCTTTGTCACCATGCTCCGACACGGTGAATTGGAAGTCGAATATTACAAACCTGAAAAAGTGGATAAACAGTTGCCGCACGATAAGGACGAATTGTACGTGATCGCCAGTGGTACGGGTGAGTTTGTCCGAGAAGAAGATCGCTATCCAATAAAGGAAAAGGACGTACTTTTTGTCAAAGCCGGACAGGCGCATCGTTTTGAAAATTTTACCGATGATTTTGCCACCTGGGTTATTTTTTACGGGTTAAAAAGGTGA
- a CDS encoding sodium:solute symporter produces MDYGILSLVPPVIAIILAIYTRQVFVSLLFGIWLGWLVLTGLPLEAGSGSFNPGDIGFFEGLWRVVRPSNLWKGSMNTIQALVDVFKDAGNTRTIMFSALVGALILFIQRSGGVEGFILRINRFLEKYEKKQSGNSRVVVQFLAWLTGLFIFVESSISVLTVGALYRPVFDKLKISREKLAYIADSSSAPSSIILPFNGWGAFIMGLLATDFVNPFGVMMTAMKYNFYPFLALLMVLVIIFTKKDFGPMAKAEKRAREEGKLLADGAQPMISEELTEVKTKEGVIPRSRNMVFPIALMVLMMPVMLIYTGWGATMEHMPEASVWSKVFFAIGNGSGSTSVLTAVLVSLISTMFFYGAQGIMKMKEMVDLTLKGIGGLIPLALLMLFAFAISSLCKNELGTGQYVASVAQQWLSPALVPFLVFVVSCFIAFSTGTSWGTFAIMMAIAVPMAKEMDTNVYMAIAAVMGGGVFGDHCSPISDTTILSSMASASDHIDHVRTQLPYALVVGGVTAIFYLVIGFIAHG; encoded by the coding sequence ATGGATTACGGCATTCTATCCCTTGTTCCCCCTGTAATTGCCATTATTCTGGCCATTTATACCCGGCAGGTTTTCGTCTCCCTGCTTTTTGGGATATGGCTCGGCTGGCTGGTCTTGACCGGATTACCACTGGAAGCAGGCTCGGGCTCTTTTAATCCCGGAGATATCGGATTTTTTGAAGGCTTATGGCGGGTAGTCCGCCCTTCGAATCTCTGGAAAGGTTCCATGAATACCATACAGGCGTTGGTGGATGTTTTTAAGGATGCCGGCAATACCCGAACCATCATGTTTTCAGCTTTAGTGGGCGCTTTGATCCTGTTCATCCAAAGGTCTGGAGGAGTGGAAGGATTTATTTTGCGCATCAACAGATTTTTGGAAAAATACGAAAAGAAACAATCAGGTAATAGCAGGGTGGTGGTACAGTTTTTGGCCTGGCTTACGGGACTGTTCATTTTTGTGGAGTCGAGTATTTCGGTGCTTACTGTTGGCGCCTTGTATCGCCCGGTATTTGACAAATTAAAGATATCGCGTGAAAAGCTGGCTTATATTGCCGATTCGAGTTCGGCTCCTTCTTCCATCATCTTGCCTTTCAATGGTTGGGGCGCCTTTATCATGGGGTTGCTGGCCACCGATTTTGTCAATCCCTTTGGCGTGATGATGACGGCCATGAAATACAATTTTTATCCATTCCTGGCGCTGTTAATGGTGCTGGTCATCATTTTTACGAAAAAAGATTTTGGTCCGATGGCCAAAGCGGAAAAGCGTGCCCGCGAGGAGGGTAAGTTGCTGGCCGACGGTGCCCAGCCAATGATTTCAGAGGAACTTACAGAAGTAAAAACCAAGGAAGGCGTTATTCCTCGGTCTAGGAATATGGTTTTTCCCATCGCTCTTATGGTGCTGATGATGCCTGTCATGCTGATTTACACCGGTTGGGGGGCCACCATGGAACACATGCCGGAAGCTTCGGTTTGGAGTAAGGTGTTTTTTGCCATTGGCAACGGTTCCGGTTCCACTTCTGTGTTGACTGCCGTATTGGTTTCCTTGATTTCCACCATGTTCTTTTACGGTGCTCAGGGCATCATGAAAATGAAAGAGATGGTGGATCTGACACTCAAGGGCATTGGCGGTTTGATCCCTCTGGCCCTTCTGATGCTTTTTGCGTTCGCCATCAGCAGCCTCTGTAAAAATGAATTGGGAACGGGTCAGTATGTGGCCAGTGTAGCGCAACAATGGTTGTCGCCTGCCCTGGTGCCTTTCCTGGTATTTGTGGTCAGTTGTTTCATCGCCTTCTCCACGGGAACCTCCTGGGGGACTTTTGCCATCATGATGGCCATAGCCGTCCCCATGGCCAAAGAGATGGACACTAATGTTTATATGGCCATCGCAGCCGTTATGGGCGGGGGTGTTTTCGGCGACCACTGCTCTCCCATTTCCGACACCACCATTCTATCATCCATGGCTTCCGCTTCGGATCACATCGATCATGTGCGGACACAGTTGCCCTATGCATTGGTCGTCGGAGGGGTTACGGCGATTTTTTACCTGGTGATTGGGTTCATTGCGCATGGGTAG
- a CDS encoding DUF2442 domain-containing protein, whose product MNFLAEIQEVLAIDVRIEQNKFYVQLEDGREIGVPYNWFWLLNQATDAERKDWRFISDRYGIHWEVIDEDISIAGIIKGHKNQEPPRP is encoded by the coding sequence ATGAATTTTTTAGCTGAAATACAAGAAGTCCTCGCGATAGATGTGCGCATCGAGCAGAATAAATTTTATGTCCAACTGGAAGACGGACGGGAGATCGGCGTTCCATACAACTGGTTTTGGCTACTTAACCAGGCAACGGACGCTGAGCGAAAAGACTGGCGGTTTATAAGTGACAGATACGGCATCCATTGGGAAGTCATTGACGAAGACATCTCCATTGCCGGTATCATTAAAGGCCATAAAAATCAGGAACCTCCCAGGCCATGA
- a CDS encoding PIN domain-containing protein, with the protein MKKLFIDTNIVLDLLGKREPFYDNAAKLFSLADRGKVKLYISSLTVANTNYVLSKLKSKKEARVILLKFKILVVVLELNDKIVELSLNDDDFKDFEDSLQYYTALENEAEVIITRNLKDFKASKIPVMTAGQYLKK; encoded by the coding sequence ATGAAAAAATTATTTATAGATACCAATATTGTTCTTGATCTACTTGGTAAACGAGAACCATTTTATGATAATGCAGCTAAATTATTTTCTCTAGCAGACAGGGGTAAAGTAAAGTTATATATTTCATCTTTGACAGTTGCTAATACTAACTATGTTTTATCTAAGCTCAAGTCTAAAAAAGAGGCGAGAGTTATTTTATTGAAGTTTAAGATACTGGTAGTTGTTCTTGAGTTAAATGACAAGATAGTTGAACTCTCATTAAATGATGATGATTTCAAAGATTTCGAAGATAGCCTTCAATATTATACAGCCTTGGAAAACGAAGCAGAAGTAATAATTACTAGAAACCTTAAGGACTTTAAAGCTTCAAAAATTCCTGTAATGACAGCAGGTCAGTATTTGAAAAAATAA